In the Aristaeella hokkaidonensis genome, CAATCTTGGTCGTATGTTCATCGTGAATCAGATGGACCGTGAGCATGCCAACTTTGAAAAAGTGACTACCCAGCTTCGTGAAAAGTACGGTTCCAGCGTGGTGCCGATCCTGCTGCCTCTCGGACAGGGCGCAAGCTTCCGGGGCGTTGTGAACGTTCTGGAAAAGAAAGCCTATGAAGGCGCTTACAAGAAGAGCCTGGAAGTTCCGATGCCCGCAGAGCTGGAAGCTGAAGTAAACGAAGCTTTCGAATATCTGACTGAACAGGCCGCCGCCGCTGACGACGATCTGATGATGAAGTACCTGGAAGGCGAAGAACTGACCTATGACGAGATCATGGCCGGTTTCCGCAAGGGCATGAAGGACGGCAGCATCGTTCCCGTCGTGGCCTGCTCCGCCGTGACCGGCGTGGGTATTGCCCGTACGCTGGACCTGATGGCCAAGTATCTGCCTTCTCCTGCTCATGAAGGCCTGTTCCAGACCGGTAAGAACCCCAAGACCGGCGAAGAGATCCAGCGCGTCTGCAAGGACGAGGAACCCTTCTCCGCCCTGGTGTTCAAGACCATCGCTGACCCCTTCGTCGGAAAGCTGAGCCTGTTCCGGATTTTCTCCGGTATGCTGACTTCCAGCACGCAGCTGTATAACGCCAACAAGGAAAAGACCGAGAAGGCGGGCGGCGTGTTCTCCCTGAAGGGCAATAAGCAGACCAACGTTGATAAGCTTCATGCCGGCGACCTGGGCGCCCTGGCAAAGCTGCAGTTCACCTCTACCGGTGATACGCTGTGCGACCCGAACAATCCGATTATCTACCCGGAAATCGAGTTCCCGGCTCCCTGCATCTCCAAGGCTGTATTTGCCGCGAAGCAGGGTGAAGAAGATAAGGTGTTCAGCGGCCTGAACCGTCTGGCGGAAGAAGATCCTTCCATCAAGATTGAAAAGAATGCTGAGACCACAGAAACCGAACTGAGCGGCCAGGGCGAAATGCATCTGGACGTGATCAAGAACAAGCTGGCTTCCAAGTTCGGCGCCAACGCCGTGCTGCAGGATCCCAAGATCCCGTATCGTGAAACCATCCGCAAGACCGTTAAGGTCCAGGGCCGTCATAAGAAGCAGACCGGCGGTCATGGTCAGTTCGGTGACGTGTGGATCGAGTTCAGCCCCATCACGGACAGTGACGCAGACTTCGAATTCGAAGACGCCGTCGTCGGCGGTGTGGTTCCGCGTAACTTCATCCCCAGCGTTGAAAAGGGACTGCGCGAGAATATCGTGAAGGGCGTCCTGGCCGGTTATCCGATGGTGCACCTGCACGCGAAGCTGTATGACGGATCCTACCATCCGGTAGACTCTTCCGAAATGGCTTTCAAGACCGCTGCCCGTATTGCCTACAAGAAGGGCTGTATGGATGCGAGCCCCGTGCTGCTGGAGCCGATCATGCACGTTGAAGTGCTGGTTCCCAACGAGTACATGGGCGATATCATGGGCGACATGAACAAGCGCCGCGGCCGCATCATGGGTATGAACCAGGTGAACGGCATGCAGCAGCTGGAAGCGGAAGCTCCCCTGGCTGAAATGTTCAAGTACGCCACCGACCTGCGCTCCATGACGCAGGCGAGAGGCTCCTTCTCCATGAAGTTTGAACGCTATGAAGAAGTGCCTCAGGTTGAAGCCCAGAAGATCATTGCCAACGCGAAGATCGAGGATGACGACGAAGAATAATCCTATATATAACACAGTCCCCGGCGGAAACGCCGGGGCTGTTTTGTTATATAGGATTATTCCAATGATATATTTCAAAGCAACGCTGTTGCTTTGAAATGGAGATCCTTCGACTGCGCTCTCTGCATACCGCTTGCTCAGGATGACAATTTTATCGGAAGACAAATGTGAAATATCCGACCCTATGGGTCGGATGTGTTTTTATGTTTATGAATAATAGTAAAGAGCAAAGAGAAATCCCCGCTGCCCGAAGGCAGCGGGGAAGGGAAACCAGGAAAGGATCGGATTATTCAGCAGCGATGGTGTTCGCAGCGGTACGGCCGGAAACGAAGATCTCAACGATCGCGTTGCCGCCCAGACGGTTACCGCCGTGGATACCGCCGGTGACTTCACCCGCAGCGTAGAGGCCGGGGATGATGGCGCCGTCAGCATTCAGCACATGACGCTGTGTATCAACCACGATACCGCCCATGGTGTGGTGGGTGGAAGGAGCCATCAGACGGACGATCAGGTCAGTATCTTCCAGATTGTAGGTATCCGGAATGTACTTGCCGTCTTCGGTCTTATCCACGTTA is a window encoding:
- the fusA gene encoding elongation factor G, with amino-acid sequence MAEFATSNIRNVAFMGHGSEGKTTLTEAMLFAAGMTDRQGKVEDGTTVSDFDPEEKKRGFSISASYAPIPWNGKVINVIDVPGYFDFIGELMGPLRVIETAVIVVGGVNGLSVGAEKAWDYAGAHNLGRMFIVNQMDREHANFEKVTTQLREKYGSSVVPILLPLGQGASFRGVVNVLEKKAYEGAYKKSLEVPMPAELEAEVNEAFEYLTEQAAAADDDLMMKYLEGEELTYDEIMAGFRKGMKDGSIVPVVACSAVTGVGIARTLDLMAKYLPSPAHEGLFQTGKNPKTGEEIQRVCKDEEPFSALVFKTIADPFVGKLSLFRIFSGMLTSSTQLYNANKEKTEKAGGVFSLKGNKQTNVDKLHAGDLGALAKLQFTSTGDTLCDPNNPIIYPEIEFPAPCISKAVFAAKQGEEDKVFSGLNRLAEEDPSIKIEKNAETTETELSGQGEMHLDVIKNKLASKFGANAVLQDPKIPYRETIRKTVKVQGRHKKQTGGHGQFGDVWIEFSPITDSDADFEFEDAVVGGVVPRNFIPSVEKGLRENIVKGVLAGYPMVHLHAKLYDGSYHPVDSSEMAFKTAARIAYKKGCMDASPVLLEPIMHVEVLVPNEYMGDIMGDMNKRRGRIMGMNQVNGMQQLEAEAPLAEMFKYATDLRSMTQARGSFSMKFERYEEVPQVEAQKIIANAKIEDDDEE